GTAAATTATAGATATCTCAACACCTTTATACATCTGtgtatctttaattaatattacatatctgCTTCGAATCAAGCACTGCTTAAATTTCTATAGAGTCAAAGACTTTCACGTAATCCTCAAAAGCCATACATAGCGGTTGATTGTACTCGTTGATCTTCTGAACAATCTGCAGAATATTATGGGTGGTTCATGGTGCTAGAACCTGATAGAATTCTGGCTTGCTTGAGGCTTAGGGGCCGAAACTCGCCACATTGTCTAGCGAGACAATTCCTGACTACTCCTATAGCAGCATGTGTGGCGTTTGTGTTTTTGTTGCTATGTGTGTAACAACGTACTGCTACACTCTTAAAAACAGTTTACACATGTGATGGAGATATTtcgtagtttttcaagaggccTTGAAAATCACCAATCTTTAAAGACTGTACCGCCTCAtcaatcgtcatttttatcCTAAGTTAAATAGAACGATTATATTGCGTTCTAGCCATGTGTCCAGGCTTTAGATATGGAACATTAATAATGGCCTCCTGACCGATTTGTTATAACGCACAAGTGTGTTCGCAagcatttgtgcactataatttctTACAGAATTGTCTAGTCCCTTAAAACTGACCGCTGTGGCTGAAATCGCTCAGGACAACATCATCATAGGGAACATTAACGGCCTTAcctataaacgttgcttagctgtTATTTAGCTAAAGACTTCAAGAGAAATACGAggcattttatatcataattgcatttttatttacagaaaaagcttaagattaattattttatttcgtcaagatttttttttatttaagcttaaaAATGGTTTCGGTGACTTCTGTATGaaagatagataaaatatatggcGTCGCAAACTTTTACGTAAATAATTTCAAGACCTTAAACACCTTAAACTCGTGCATTTGGGTAAGGGCTAGCCGTAATAGCACCTAAGAACGTAGTTGTCGTTCttaggtattattaaattaaatacgattatattatatactaaaacatttCCGAAAAAGGgtacaaagttttttaatattattttatacagattatagtaataatattataattttattaaaccttACCGTAAGTAAAACTGCGATAcagttttacttataataataatatataaaaggttataatcgattaattattgatataGGATTAAAAACTCCAACATCTAAGTCATTGGTCAAAGTCAGATTAACTAATATGACTTTAATCTGAACTCTCATTGGTCGCCTGCTACCACCAATGAGAACTCAGTTTGAAGcaaaattaatcaatttgtattttagttaaaaaattatactataacTACTTATAATAGCATAcaaaatacagaaatatattacatatatataataattaaatgttatactaTCAGGGATAATACATGTCGAAAGTGACCTTTAGagggaaatatatatttttaattattcatcaaACATTCTCTAACAATATCCTTCTAATTAACGAGTAAGTTAGGTTCtttgtatttcaaattaatgttATCAGAGATTATTCGCGCATGTGCAAGAGAAAAGACATCAGATTTTAAGTACCCTATATCTTTTTCAGCACCCCTGACttattgcaaaattttatgatcgaCTGaatagttaagacatgaaaacataacaaacaaacaaactcacttatacatttaaaattttagtaaggATAATGGCATTCATGACTAAGGTTTAAACTGTGGGAAAAGCTTCGTTTCccatattcaaaattatttaatatactttttttttattaatatttgccgAAAAAAGTCACCTCCAACATGTCTGAACACAGACACCCTAGCTGAAAAAAAAGatgttattgtatatttgtctttatttatttcactaataactatacatataatcaGTCTTGTTTCCCCACAGATaatacctgttttttttttaattatcacagACTATTGATCAATTTACCCATCTTACTAACCTTTTCAACTTTTTCAAAATTTCTCGCCTtcatctgtaaataaataagtcttaataagacataatattatatatatatatattcctattaAACACTTTTTAAACACAAGGCTTTTCCGTGTGGCATCAGATTGCCTCAAGTGTGTCATATGCTGACACACAGCATCCCATAGCACACCCcttaaacatacttatatacatatagcagGAGTCTCATATACTCCCCTGGACAATGAGTGGACAATATGAAAATGGATATTTTAGCAACGACAAATAAAAAGGTTGCTAGACCAATAATCTTCGACTGGACATTTATCTCTAAACTacgtaacttttataataatatttaatattgccaAACTGGAAGCAATGTGTGTGATTGTGTAACAATGACTTACTAAAGCTAGTCAGACTCGATAAGTAAATATTTGGCTAATtatgacaataaaaatttaagcaaGTTTTAATTCATGAAATATAGTGTGtaattaattagattatttatcaaatattttatactaacctCCTGTTCTATATAAATTTTCCAAAAACGCCCCGTAGTTGGAAATGCTGTTATAAGCTTCTCGTACATGGACCGTACTTCATTTATAGGCCTAGTTTGAGCTTCACGGATCAAGAGGGACCAGGAGTCTACATCATAAACATTCGCTTCGACTGCTCGGTGAGCGCGGATTAATCTTTCATTACCCCAGTCCTGTTACagcataaaaacatattatcttatctattatatataataattaaatatatgactaaaaattaacaaaatcagAGGCAAAATCAACTTACGATTTCAGCACTCTCGTCCGCTGTCATATCGGCGATTTACTTTTGTCAATTATACGATAGTTAACAATtctaaaattttgttattattaataaatatatgagcactgttataaataaaaatgaagttacaaatacatattaattaaattaaaagttaaagaaATAATCTAACTATTACAAACTGACGCCATGCAGTTCAACGAAcacaaaaatgcaaataaaattgacAGTTGATGTTAACAATAACTTGACAGTTgcatagaatattataaatataataatagtcaaGGCAATAGACACAATAAATGTGTTCTCTAAACCTTTTTTTGGCAACGGCAAGTCGAGAGGTGTGTTActgttgtaattttatttgtcatcttaaatattttacataccaTGCGTATGTAAAATATCCTCTTCCTGTGGTAAATATTCTATTTCCAGATAAATTTTTAACCCTTTTTTTAGTCCTATGAAATTATCAATAAACTTAAATCTCATATTAAGACATACACATCTCATACAAAGACATGATAAATATTGCTAATTAAAAAAGTAGAAATCTTGACTGCCCCATAGTACTAAGTATACACTCACTGTGTGTTTATTTTCGATTATGCTGGGTTTTGaggataaaatacaatttatttcgaAGAGAGATATCTCACTTGGCCGCAACCTCTTTCCAGATAATATCTGTGGTCTCAAGTAGGGCTGTCAAGTTACTGTCatttgtcattataaatttatttcatttctgtTTTACTATTGCCGCCcagtaaatcaaaataaacaaaaatgctGTTCTACTCATTCTTTAAATCACTTGTAGGCAAAGATGTTGTGGTTGAGTTAAAAAACGATCTCAGTATTTGTGGGACCTTGCATTCTGttgatcaatatttaaatattaaactgtcGGATATAAGCGTCATCGACCCAGACAAATACCCTCATATGCTTTCAGTAAAAAACTGTTTCATTCGAGGTTCAGTGGTACGTTACGTACAGTTGCCTGCTGATGAAGTAGACACACAACTGCTCCAAGATGCAGCAAGGAAAGAAGCAACTGTCTCCACAAGATAGCCAACTTAACCTCAAAGTTGATACTGCGGCCGTTGGTTTTATGGACTTAAagtgtttgtttataaattaattgtaaggcttaaggaaataaattttactaataatatggTCTACTTATATTCTTATCCTTACTTTTGTGATATTGTTAACAAATGTACCtgtattttgatgaaaaatttagctaataaatgaaattaatgcgATGTTAGTTTATACTAACatcatgttataaaaatattattaattgatcaTTCTTGTACAATACCAATATAAGAAAATGATAgaataaaagtatttctttCAAATACAGTTGAGTTGAGCCCTGGTTTATACAATGTCATTTCATCTATTATTCTACTATAAAACAGAACGACTTATCAACGGTAAGTGTTTGACATGGATGGATGGGTTAAATCAGTATTTTAATTACTCTGTACAAATCAAGTAACAATGGTGGTTTAATCTAGTAACAAGAGCCTTTCTGaacaacatagaaatatataacaaattcaaCACTTTTCTGGCAAGAAATCACACCATCTGGCAAAGAAGCACTTATACAGCCTAAGAaagatatcataaaaaaatatttttaacatttaaataaaaccaatgaaTAAGAATCaagcatttattattgttatgattCTTTTTCTTCTATCTCTGGTAGATCCCTGTCTGTTTCTTGgtcaaaataattttcaggtACAACATAATTCTCCGGAGGTCTCATTGGACCGTACATTTTCTTTTCTGTCTGTACTTTTTCTTCTCTCTTTGCTTGTGTTATACTGTCTTCTGGTTTTACTTCTTTTGCCTCAGCAACTTCTACTTTAGAAGATTCTAGTTCTTCATCTGAGTCCATTTCTTCGACAAATTCTTCTTCCTGTTTCGTCTCTTTTTTAACTTTAGGACGCTTTTCTTTGTCGTCTTTTAACCGCAACCTGTAAATACATCTCCCCCATTAATCGACTTTTGAAAAGACATCAGTAAAATGTTAAGTTACTTACAATGTCTGgttactatattcaaaaaacaAGTTATTACTACAAATATTGGCTTGCTGCATAGAGATCAGAAGGGAAATTATTagagtttttgtttatatttgttttaaattgttcaccgtcattaatatttttttatataattatcttaacCTTTTTCCATAAATCACAGAATTGGTCTGCTTGACGGCCAGTTTGGTATCGTCCTTCTTGAGGAGCGGTGGCACGTGCGCAGGCCGTGCAAGCTCAGCTAGCCGCTGTGTTTTAGATAACTCCGCTTTAAGCTTCTGTATGCTCatctataataacatatttagtttgattaatttaactataattacaatataaaaggaTTTGATATTTTACGAAAACATTCTTAAAAAAACTATACCAATTTAAAAATTCCGAATATTCTAAACACCAttggagtaaagataaataaacggcattgaattgacgcgatatcattggtcgagttCTGAATATTCAtcatctatgatattcattatggtttCGCAAAAAAAAGGGGGGTTATAAATAGCGAAAAAAagtttaacccaggacctcgggcttttataaatacacacacCATATAAGTTTTTGTAGCATtttctgtgattttatttaacatagacGGAAATTTGGTTATACCATAGAGCACATTTTTGTATCTGCATTTGCTTGCAAATCTAACATCATatcaaaatagtaaaaaatagatATGTTTACCTTTGTTTTTGATATATCAGCCTTTTGCGCCATACTTTGCCCCTGTTTACCCAGAGTACTCATGAATGCATCTAAGGCATCCTCTTCCATTGTTTCCTTTGTCGGTTTACTCGTAGCCCGGAGTCGTTCTAATGCTTTCTCTTCTGTTGATATCTTGTTTTCTATGTCAGTAATCTGTTTAAGCTGTCGACAAggaattaatcattttaattatggatgtagtaacatttaaatattaatgcaattttttatttaattctataatattaccgatttatattatttttgagtaTCATATATGgaagtacaaaaataaatagcactttcatattactatttttctttaatggCAACAGTAGGATTActgtagaaaaaataattatttttgtaaactcACTAAGTCATCATAAGTCAACGGTTTGTTAACTTCCTGTTCCACTGCACCATGCTTCTCCATCCTAGCCCGTCGCTTCTTCTCCACACTGCCCGTTCTGTCCAGGAAGGTATCCTCGTCGGAATCATAATAGTCATCAGCGCTCCAGTCGCGTTGCTTCCTGCGTCGAGATTCtaaaaaagcaatataaaattgtttaaactattaatttgtTAATGGTAACCCCCGGCCttttcaaatgtatttgtaaatgtGGGGTTGATGGAGTTAAGGTCTTTagagtattaatttaaataaaatcgatcTCTATGATTGATTGGTTAGTTGCAATTGAGTTGCTAGGAgtccaaataataaatttttaaatgaacataTGTAATGGAAGTTGAATGTTTTCCAGTGCAATCTAGCGGCGAGTTACATAGAAATGGAGAGTATAAAAACATTCTATGTCAACTTTCATGGTGGTGTCAAATGGTAATGATGTTGGCTATCACAAACCAATACCagcattcatttttatacatatataaaatttatatatacgacATATCGCTTTTGTTGTgacaaaaaattgttttaaaaaattcgaatttgaaatcataggtaatttttttttgatgtattaatttaatgcgTCATAATTTATGGAATTCGTTGGTTAAGGTGAAAAAAAAAGGTCATCTCTCTCGGATGCGTGCGTGCCTCACCGTGCTTGGCCTGCCGCAGCAGCCCGGCGCGGTCGAGCAGGCGGCAGGCCTCCAGCGCGCACGCCAGCACGGCGTCCTTCTTCTTCCCGCGGTGCAGCGCCTCCGCCCGCACGCTGCCGCCCGACGCCTGCTCCAGCGGCAGCTCCACCCTGCGACCAGCGCACGACTCGCAATACGGCCACGGCCACTGACGGGAGGCCCGTCTTACgctctttattttatatgattatttgtCATATAATAACCAGTTACTAGaaagcgtgaattttaaccaaagatTCAAACCCACGCAAGGCAAgctggaataagttccaaaaccttctcctcaaaaatgagaGGCcccatttttatttacttactatttttACCTAAAATGTTCATCACTCACCTACAAAGAAACTGCCCGACCCCTCTCTCCTCACAGTCGTACACGAGTTCGTAGCCTTCCCTCTCGAAGTAGCCTCTGAGTGTCTTCTTAGGGTCATCCAGGTACAGCTCCTCGTTAGCCGTTGAAGCGTATGGATTATCCGCTAGGTCTGTTTCATTTTCTGCGTCTTCGCctgtcaaattaaaattataaaacgccTTAATACTGATTCGTCATAGCTGAAGTCGGACAAAAATGCATGGATGGAATGCTAGATCTCATGAAGAAATTTTGACTTGAAattcttttcttattttaaaacattgcgttttgtatatttatgaaatatcacCAAGGAGGGCaactaattgaaatatattaccaCCGAaagtaacttaaatttaaacctTGTGgcgttgtattaaaaaatatatataaaagcgcGTAATCATTCGTCACAGATCTTACTTTTTGTTTTTGGCGCGAAATTTGGGAACTTCAGACATTACGGTATCGTAGACTGTATGTCGTTTTATTTGGTCTGATCCCAAaccaagcagagcttgtactatgggaaccaaacaactgatatactacatatactacttttcttttgtaaatacatagttatatagataattacacccagactcagaacaaccAGAATTGtgcatgcacacaaatgtctgtcctgggtgggaatcgaacccacaaccttcccTCTTTCATAGTAACATGGTCAAGCATTcactttaacaatattttatatctcaaatatttaaaacaatactcACCCATTCCCCAATCAATACCCTGTTCATCTCTACGTTTCTCCTCTTCCAATCTGTTCCTCTCCCTCTGTTCCACTGCTTCTTTCATCATCCTCTCTCTTTCCAACTTCATATTCACCGCACGCTTCTTTATCTCCGTAACAGTCAACTCTGATTCACCTTCACTATCAAAATCTGGGccctgtaaaatattttaaaattagaaaattcCAACCCGATGGCATTATTTCTAGAACACATGAATTTGCGGTTTCATACCTAGGCATGCACGGGTGTactttcaagtgcttaatttgtgtttaaaatttttctAGTGCTTAACAGTGAACATTATGAGGAAAACAGCATGTGTCAGATGCAAAtatgccacatgtttattccactaACATGCGTTGCAGCAGTGtagtggtataagctccaagccttctcctcaaaaagtagaGGCCTTAGTCAAGCAGCGTGACacttacaagctgttacttctgtttatattgaatatttaaccgTTTAAAAAAAGAtggatttttgataatttaatgaaCTATTAATAACTGGAAAATTAAATAGCTTAATGATAAAAACTTACTAAGAGAATGTAGGTTCTCGTACTTGATCCAAATTTGATCTGATGACCAACTCTGACCCTAAAGTAGTGATTCTGTTTAACTTTCTGCTTGTTGATGTACGTTCCATGTGTGCTGCCGAGGTCATATATATACCAGCCTGAAGCTGGCTCTCCGTCTTCAGCGAAGGCTTTGTACTGGAGGACTGCATGATGTctgcattatataataattaacttaattaaataataaaatattggtgTATCTGTTTAAGGTTAACAGACTGCGACAGCACTTAATGAATTACCATAAATGTTAGCACGTTATTTATTCATGTACATTTGAACAAGTGTTTGACAAATCATCTTTCATAAGCCAATATGTTTGAAGAATAAAATGTCATCAGAGTTATTTGTCAAACATTACCAAACCTTGTGAATGTCTCTCATTCATTTCTGGGTTTGACATACCTGGATATTGTTGGATGTCCCATAACTACGTCACAATTGGCGAGTCTTCCAAAGACATAGTATGGTTTATTTGTCAACTCAATCTTTTCAAGTATCATACCTGATTTCAATACTTCTAAGCCATATTCAGAgcctgaaattatttttaacataacatCACATTGTTAAATCTAAGATCGTTAAcataaaattagttattaatataattagataattataataattttataatgcaaCAAACAATGAATgtcagcaaatatttttttcttaattaaataacaaaatgttgAAGCAAGCATGAGTATTCTATTGGTTGTTCTAAGTAGAATTTAGATTTTAaagtagtaaaattataattccatAGCCCTTATAGTTGAATGAACTTAGAATTTAATAGGTTTTTGT
The nucleotide sequence above comes from Nymphalis io chromosome 27, ilAglIoxx1.1, whole genome shotgun sequence. Encoded proteins:
- the LOC126778827 gene encoding kanadaptin codes for the protein MSDDIDSSVPPTQEKIEFKKPVLIGRIGKLPKKVKIDEESPPESSSQEKKNENSLELNVKSSLPPAVLLKEILTPIPYKEPKWSGLCPDGSEYGLEVLKSGMILEKIELTNKPYYVFGRLANCDVVMGHPTISRHHAVLQYKAFAEDGEPASGWYIYDLGSTHGTYINKQKVKQNHYFRVRVGHQIKFGSSTRTYILLGPDFDSEGESELTVTEIKKRAVNMKLERERMMKEAVEQRERNRLEEEKRRDEQGIDWGMGEDAENETDLADNPYASTANEELYLDDPKKTLRGYFEREGYELVYDCEERGVGQFLCRVELPLEQASGGSVRAEALHRGKKKDAVLACALEACRLLDRAGLLRQAKHESRRRKQRDWSADDYYDSDEDTFLDRTGSVEKKRRARMEKHGAVEQEVNKPLTYDDLLKQITDIENKISTEEKALERLRATSKPTKETMEEDALDAFMSTLGKQGQSMAQKADISKTKMSIQKLKAELSKTQRLAELARPAHVPPLLKKDDTKLAVKQTNSVIYGKRLRLKDDKEKRPKVKKETKQEEEFVEEMDSDEELESSKVEVAEAKEVKPEDSITQAKREEKVQTEKKMYGPMRPPENYVVPENYFDQETDRDLPEIEEKES
- the LOC126778944 gene encoding U6 snRNA-associated Sm-like protein LSm2 codes for the protein MLFYSFFKSLVGKDVVVELKNDLSICGTLHSVDQYLNIKLSDISVIDPDKYPHMLSVKNCFIRGSVVRYVQLPADEVDTQLLQDAARKEATVSTR